The Kineosporiaceae bacterium genome includes a window with the following:
- a CDS encoding NUDIX hydrolase has protein sequence MASVTIKGVLVHDGLVLLGRNPRHEWELLGGQPDAADTSVADTLVREFREESGLVVAVGRLVLADLFEVIPGRRVVVVAFSVVVVTSPEPTSVEPGGPEPHHATEHHHAPEHSALRWFPLVELPKALPEIYRRAIDAAI, from the coding sequence CGATCAAGGGAGTCCTCGTCCACGACGGACTCGTGCTGCTGGGTCGCAACCCGCGCCACGAGTGGGAGCTGCTGGGGGGCCAACCTGACGCGGCGGACACCTCGGTCGCCGACACCCTGGTCCGGGAGTTTCGCGAGGAGTCGGGTCTTGTCGTCGCGGTCGGTCGACTCGTGCTGGCCGATCTGTTCGAGGTGATCCCCGGCCGTCGCGTCGTGGTGGTCGCCTTCTCGGTGGTCGTGGTGACCTCACCTGAGCCGACGTCGGTCGAGCCCGGCGGCCCCGAGCCGCATCACGCGACGGAACACCATCACGCGCCCGAACACTCGGCCCTGCGGTGGTTTCCCCTCGTTGAGCTGCCCAAGGCATTGCCCGAGATCTACCGCCGCGCGATCGACGCCGCGATCTGA